A window from Drosophila yakuba strain Tai18E2 chromosome 3L, Prin_Dyak_Tai18E2_2.1, whole genome shotgun sequence encodes these proteins:
- the LOC6534995 gene encoding tRNA (uracil-5-)-methyltransferase homolog A: MECLNAEIPADGVDKSIEVEKIAENAVKTDETTERNGKDEAGKPSEEYAYLERNEFTSEIFKVEVKNMGYFGIGEFKKLLRSTLKFDVTKIKAPTRKEFAFVCFRSQEDQQRALETLHGYKWKGKVLKAQVAKASADPLQKKRAAEDQESERKPKKQRTAVEATCPLSHIAYDQQLKQKSEEMAALLAKYTQELRKVNPRAKANLDKFQFHGVLPSPTVNGYRNKNEFTVGKNSAGEVVVGFRLGCYSDGSVEVAEVEDLPHLPEQAKWAARSFQDLVRRSKFLPFNPDGNVGHFRQLMVRCSSATGELMLVAGIYSSNLSGDEQVELKQELKFFYEELAKDAPYKCTSLYYQDVKHREAGQTINPVEHISGSTHITDTIQGLQFRISPLAFFQINTEGANVLYQKAIDLVAPTEDTTMLDICCGTGTITLAFAKHCKKVMGVEIVPDAIKDAEFNAEANGIKNAKFFTGNADDFIKSMVREALYDQEPGKPLDLIAVVDPPRAGLHHRSIAAIRSADAVNRLVYVSCNPHSAKRNFIELARPESKQYKGEPFYPKSAVAVDMFPHTMHTELVILFEREPKTKVDEKSPPEKGAVQSKSEGTEEAISEQITASET, translated from the exons ATGGAGTGCTTAAATGCGGAAATACCAGCTGACGGAGTAGATAAAAGCATAGAAGTCGAGAAGATTGCGGAAAATGCAGTAAAAACGGATGAAACTACGGAGCGAAATGGAAAGGATGAAGCCGGAAAACCAAGCGAGGAATACGCGTATTTGGAGCGAAATGAATTCACTTCCGAAATATTCAAAGTTGAAGTGAAGAACATGGGATATTTCGGTATTGGG GAGTTCAAGAAGCTTTTGAGAAGCACCCTCAAATTTGACGTGACTAAAATCAAGGCTCCAACCCGAAAAGAGTTCGCGTTTGTGTGCTTCCGCAGTCAGGAGGATCAGCAGAGGGCCTTGGAGACCCTACATGGATATAAATGGAAGGGAAAGGTGCTAAAGGCCCAGGTTGCCAAGGCCTCTGCCGATCCTTTACAGAAAAAACGGGCTGCCGAGGATCAGGAGTCGGAAAGAAAGCCCAAGAAGCAACGTACGGCGGTGGAAGCCACGTGTCCTTTGTCACACATTGCCTATGACCAGCAGCTCAAACAGAAATCCGAGGAGATGGCGGCACTTTTGGCGAAATACACACAGGAACTGAGGAAGGTCAACCCGCGGGCGAAGGCCAATTTGGATAAGTTCCAGTTCCACGGGGTTCTTCCCTCACCCACCGTCAATGGGTATAGAAACAAAAACGAGTTCACTGTCGGGAAGAATTCTGCAGGTGAAGTGGTTGTGGGTTTTAGATTGGGCTGCTACAGCGATGGATCTGTGGAAGTAGCCGAGGTCGAAGATTTGCCACATCTACCGGAACAAGCCAAGTGGGCTGCTCGCAGTTTCCAGGACTTGGTGAGGAGGTCCAAGTTTTTGCCCTTCAACCCGGACGGAAATGTAGGCCACTTCCGGCAGCTGATGGTGCGGTGCTCCAGTGCCACAGGCGAACTAATGCTGGTGGCGGGCATATACTCTTCGAATTTAAGCGGAGACGAGCAGGTTGAACTTAAGCAAGAACTGAAGTTCTTCTACGAGGAGCTGGCGAAGGACGCTCCGTACAAATGCACCTCTCTGTATTACCAGGATGTCAAACATCGCGAAGCAGGGCAGACGATTAATCCGGTGGAACACATTTCGGGCAGCACCCACATCACCGATACCATACAGGGACTCCAGTTTCGAATTAGCCCTCTGGCCTTTTTCCAAATCAACACAGAAGGAGCCAACGTGTTGTATCAAAAGGCCATTGATCTAGTTGCTCCTACTGAGGACACAACCATGTTGGATATTTGCTGCGGTACTGGCACCATTACTCTTGCTTTTGCCAAGCACTGCAAGAAAGTAATGGGCGTGGAAATCGTCCCTGATGCTATCAAGGATGCCGAGTTTAATGCGGAGGCGAATGGAATTAAAAATGCGAAGTTCTTCACAGGAAATGCAGATGACTTTATCAAGAGTATGGTGCGGGAAGCCCTCTACGATCAGGAGCCTGGTAAACCACTGGATCTTATTGCCGTGGTGGATCCCCCTAGGGCTGGGCTGC ACCACCGGTCGATAGCAGCAATCCGATCCGCAGATGCCGTCAATCGTTTGGTCTACGTCTCCTGCAATCCGCACAGTGCTAAGCGGAATTTCATCGAGCTGGCCAGACCGGAGTCTAAGCAATATAAAGGGGAGCCATTCTATCCGAAGTCCGCTGTGGCCGTTGACATGTTTCCCCACACCATGCACACCGAGCTGGTCATTCTGTTCGAGCGTGAACCTAAAACAAAGGTGGATGAGAAGTCACCGCCAGAGAAAGGGGCCGTTCAGTCAAAGTCGGAGGGAACCGAAGAAGCTATAAGCGAGCAGATCACCGCATCGGAAACGTGA
- the LOC6534996 gene encoding glycerophosphocholine phosphodiesterase GPCPD1 isoform X2, with protein sequence MSVPMLLTPMEAQSPDDHMQNCAAFVDGASITYGTGNELETGSGSSAACKPTLREFNVRLEVPLAAEEQLGLTGDVKALGEWQLSRSVALESLDELNWQATVPLQSCRQLEYRYFVYVEDLSGYKQIRRWETHFKPRYLGPCSELQCSQLDVFGITSDNSNLKPQVHRGWLNHEAILQLKFNGEKMFQVHDIETFDPQHVQLKIVPVEQTSGLHVEYSKQEYGKSQLDQQPTFGVPYTKGDIVIFHITLPLERMMEQHFRLECYSMSNELLGSATLVTSDLSGSEGVLHLPIKSAKNVDETLARLRLPYVTVQPYRYSPLDFKNTYAHYWPKSWPNLDVGHRGNGKSYIADAPAERENTIASFLSAHENHADMIELDVHLTADGVPVIYHDFGLRTAPPGKQISRPDQLEYVLIKDINYELLKRLRIFSVIAGQVREYPSHNAEPRMEHRIFPTLVEVLEQLPKSLGIDVEIKWPQRRQGGGSEAEQTIDKNFFADKVLHQVIQKGCGRPIIFSSFDADMCTMLRFKQNVFPVMLLTQGETKKWQPFLDLRTRTFIAAVNNAQAFELAGTAPHAEDFLGENASEMLRKAKDLGQIAVIWGDDVNSKERVQYFTQIGATATCYDRSDLFMPEGKREAFFKSPALMAEFAAQCRI encoded by the exons ATGTCGGTGCCAATGCTGCTGACCCCCATGGAAGCCCAGAGTCCGGATGACCACATGCAAAAT TGCGCCGCCTTCGTGGACGGAGCCTCCATTACCTATGGAACCGGAAACGAGCTGGAGACGGGATCTGGATCCTCCGCCGCCTGTAAGCCCACTCTGCGGGAGTTCAATGTGCGGCTGGAGGTTCCCCTGGCCGCCGAGGAGCAACTGGGACTTACCGGCGATGTGAAAGCCCTCGGCGAGTGGCAGCTGTCCAGGAGTGTGGCTCTGGAATCGCTGGACGAGCTCAACTGGCAGGCCACGGTGCCCCTTCAATCCTGCCGGCAGCTGGAGTACCGGTACTTTGTCTACGTCGAGGATCTCTCTGGCTACAAGCAGATACGCCGATGGGAGACCCATTTCAAGCCAAGGTACCTGGGACCCTGCTCGGAGCTACAGTGCAGCCAGTTGGACGTCTTCGGAATTACCTCCGACAACTCCAATCTAAAGCCACAGGTGCACCGCGGTTGGCTCAACCATGAGGCCATTCTGCAGCTCAAGTTCAACGGAGAAAAGATGTTCCAAGTCCACGACATCGAGACCTTTGACCCCCAGCACGTCCAGCTAAAGATTGTGCCTGTGGAACAGACCTCTGGCCTCCATGTGGAGTACTCCAAGCAGGAGTACGGGAAGAGCCAGCTGGATCAGCAACCGACCTTCGGAGTGCCCTACACCAAGGGGGATATTGTCATCTTTCACATCACGCTACCGCTGGAGAGGATGATGGAGCAGCACTTCCGCTTGGAGTGCTACAGCATGTCCAACGAACTCCTGGGCAGTGCTACTCTGGTCACCTCGGACTTGAGTGGCAGCGAGGGGGTGCTCCACCTTCCGATAAAGTCGGCCAAGAATGTAGATGAGACCTTGGCCAGGCTGAGGCTTCCCTATGTCACGGTGCAGCCCTACCGCTACTCCCCGCTAGACTTTAAGAACACATATGCTCACTACTGGCCCAAGAGCTGGCCCAACCTGGATGTGGGTCATCGTGGAAATGGCAAGAGTTACATTGCAGACGCTCCTGCGGAGAGGGAGAACACTATCGCCTCATTCCTGAGCGCCCATGAAAATCACGCAGACATGATTGAATTGGATGTCCACTTGACTGCTGATGGTGTGCCTGTGATTTACCACGATTTCGGACTGCGAACTGCTCCGCCTGGCAAACAGATCAGCCGTCCAGATCAGCTGGAATACGTGCTGATCAAAGACATAAACTATGAGCTGCTCAAGAGGCTCCGCATCTTCTCGGTGATCGCAGGCCAAGTGAGAGAGTATCCCTCGCACAACGCCGAGCCCAGGATGGAACACCGCATATTCCCAACGCTGGTGGAGGTACTGGAGCAGCTGCCCAAGTCTCTGGGCATTGATGTGGAGATTAAGTGGCCACAGCGTCGCCAAGGTGGAGGATCAGAGGCCGAGCAAACCATTGACAAGAACTTCTTCGCCGACAAGGTGCTCCATCAGGTGATCCAGAAGGGCTGCGGCAGACCCATAATCTTCTCCAGCTTCGATGCTGATATGTGCACGATGCTGAGGTTCAAGCAGAACGTCTTCCCAGTGATGCTCCTCACGCAGGGAGAGACGAAGAAGTGGCAGCCGTTCCTGGATCTCCGAACACGCACCTTCATTGCTGCCGTAAACAATGCTCAAGCTTTCGAGTTGGCTGGCACAGCTCCACATGCCGAGGACTTCCTGGGCGAAAATGCCTCGGAAATGCTGCGAAAAGCCAAGGACCTGGGCCAGATTGCTGTGATTTGGGGAGACGATGTCAACTCCAAGGAGCGGGTGCAGTATTTCACCCAAATCGGGGCCACAGCCACGTGCTACGACCGCAGTGATCTCTTCATGCCGGAGGGCAAGCGGGAAGCCTTCTTCAAATCACCCGCACTGATGGCCGAGTTCGCAGCCCAGTGCCGGATCTAA
- the LOC6534999 gene encoding uncharacterized protein LOC6534999, protein MVKCECLLAAGLVPLMLTGCLVATWTWRCLYKEFPVDVEKIKGGWFVYATSPGKIKVCYFEELDLYWTRITQTDFTNYAVELHCSLPWMRHQMAIYTRKAIPSKKTLNDIASYLKTVDLTIKNFSLIRQKKDCRSKKPPIMQRWHLSRYLYMDYNPVYVKPLVENPNI, encoded by the exons ATGGTCAAATGCGAATGTCTCCTCGCTGCGGGCCTGGTTCCATTGATGCTGACCGGCTGCCTCGTGGCCACTTGGACTTGGAGGTGTTTGTACAAAGAATTCCCAGTGGACGTTGAAAAG ATCAAGGGCGGCTGGTTTGTTTATGCGACTAGTCCTGGGAAAATTAAGGTCTGCTACTTTGAGGAGC TGGATCTCTATTGGACAAGGATCACACAAACAGACTTCACAAATTATGCCGTGGAGCTGCACTGTTCCTTGCCTTGGATGCGTCATCAGATGGCGATTTATACCCGGAAAGCAATTCCGAGTAAAAAGACTCTCAATGATATAGCCTCGTACCTCAAGACTGTGGATCTGACAATCAAAAACTTTAGCCTAATCCGGCAGAAAAAGGACTGTCGGTCGAAAAAGCCTCCGATCATGCAACGCTGGCATTTGTCCCGATATCTGTACATGGATTATAATCCGGTTTATGTCAAGCCCTTGGTGGAGAACCCAAACATCTGA
- the LOC6534994 gene encoding SET domain-containing protein SmydA-8, translating into MASTSLTSCALCQAKASQLCAACRNVVYCSREHQKEHWKKGHRSECKCFEIATNEVLGRHLKATRDIKIGEQILKESPLVLGPKVASAPLCLGCHRNLLAPEKSRGNYHKCSSCSWPLCGKECEDSVHHKAECQLMSGSNFQSKINYVPGEDERKESAYCVIMLLRCMQLKAKDPEAFLKLYTLEDHLKERLETPLYQVLRANLITFIKTVLGMKDWLEMDILRIAAILDTNTFEVRQPRERRKIRALYPEAAMISHDCVPNMRHRFDDDMNIVFLAKRKIAKGEILSISYTQPLRSTIQRRVHLRQAKCFDCSCARCQDPEELGSFAGAQTCLKCKAGKIISLNPLLNSAPWKCQLCNYKRSAKEVVTSDAELQQELESLDKTTPVALEEFIYRHRADLHETNTHVLQAKYALTQLYGSAPGFGMEELSEESLNRKVQLCEELLNLADIFDGGWSIFRGNLLIDMEEALVTQALRSKDPVECEEKLRNAAEMLREIRNIMKHEPETQQLLLERQVILNSALERFEPLEN; encoded by the exons ATGGCTTCCACTTCGCTGACATCCTGCGCCTTGTGCCAGGCCAAGGCATCCCAGTTGTGCGCCGCCTGCCGGAACGTGGTCTATTGCAGTCGGGAGCACCAGAAGGAACATTGGAAGAAAGGTCACAGATCGGAATGCAAGTGCTTCGAAATAGCCACCAATGAGGTTTTGGGCAGGCATCTAAAGGCCACCAGGGATATCAAAATCGGAGAGCAAATCTTGAAGGAATCTCCCCTGGTCTTGGGGCCAAAAGTCGCCTCTGCTCCACTTTGCCTGGGGTGCCACAGAAATCTTTTGGCTCCAGAGAAATCCCGAGGTAACTACCACAAATGCAGCTCCTGCAGTTGGCCTCTGTGTGGGAAGGAGTGCGAGGACTCTGTCCACCACAAGGCTGAGTGCCAGCTAATGTCGGGTAGCAATTTCCAGTCCAAAATAAACTATGTGCCTGGAGAGGATGAGCGAAAGGAGTCGGCTTACTGTGTAATCATGCTGCTCCGTTGCATGCAACTCAAAGCCAAGGATCCCGAGGCCTTCCTCAAGCTTTACACCCTGGAGGATCACCTGAAGGAGCGCCTGGAGACTCCCCTGTACCAAGTCTTACGTGCCAATCTCATCACCTTTATAAAGACTGTATTGGGCATGAAGGATTGGCTCGAGATGGATATCCTGCGCATCGCCGCCATACTGGATACAAACACCTTTGAAGTAAGACAACCCAGGGAAAGGAGAAAAATCCGAGCTCTCTATCCCGAAGCAGCAATGATCTCGCACGACTGTGTTCCGAATATGAGGCATCGTTTCGATGACGACATGAACATTGTCTTCCTCGCCAAGAGAAAGATAGCCAAGGGAGAGATTTTGAGCATTTCATACACACAGCCCCTGAGGAGCACCATTCAAAGAAGAGTTCACCTGAGGCAGGCCAAGTGCTTCGACTGCTCCTGCGCCAGGTGTCAGGACCCCGAGGAGCTGGGCAGCTTTGCAGGAGCTCAAACGTGCCTCAAATGCAAGGCAGGAAAG ATTATATCTCTGAATCCCCTGCTGAACTCTGCTCCCTGGAAGTGTCAGCTGTGCAATTATAAGAGATCAGCAAAGGAGGTGGTCACCTCAGATGCCGAGCTTCAGCAGGAATTGGAGTCGTTGGACAAAACGACTCCCGTTGCTCTCGAGGAATTTATTTATCGCCATCGTGCTGATCTCCATGAGACTAATACCCACGTTTTGCAAGCCAAATACGCTCTCACTCAACTGTACGGAAGTGCTCCGGGATTCGGAATGGAGG AACTTTCCGAAGAATCGCTGAACAGAAAAGTGCAACTATGCGAGGAACTTCTTAATCTGGCCGACATTTTCGATGGCGGATGGAGTATATTCCGGGGCAATCTCCTCATAGACATGGAGGAAGCTTTAGTAACTCAGGCCCTCCGCTCGAAAGACCCAGTGGAGTGCGAGGAGAAGCTGAGAAACGCAGCGGAAATGCTCAGGGAAATTCGAAACATCATGAAGCACGAGCCGGAAACGCAACAGTTGTTGTTGGAACGCCAAGTAATTCTGAATTCTGCGCTTGAGCGCTTTGAACCACTTGAGAATTAA
- the LOC6534996 gene encoding glycerophosphocholine phosphodiesterase GPCPD1 isoform X1, whose product MGPLHLHKLRPLRVSLAPSCQGMVGRCRALSSRCITDPLLWHSWQLPQKSQQRQKQQQLLKPPQLHPLPRGLRAIHSKCAAFVDGASITYGTGNELETGSGSSAACKPTLREFNVRLEVPLAAEEQLGLTGDVKALGEWQLSRSVALESLDELNWQATVPLQSCRQLEYRYFVYVEDLSGYKQIRRWETHFKPRYLGPCSELQCSQLDVFGITSDNSNLKPQVHRGWLNHEAILQLKFNGEKMFQVHDIETFDPQHVQLKIVPVEQTSGLHVEYSKQEYGKSQLDQQPTFGVPYTKGDIVIFHITLPLERMMEQHFRLECYSMSNELLGSATLVTSDLSGSEGVLHLPIKSAKNVDETLARLRLPYVTVQPYRYSPLDFKNTYAHYWPKSWPNLDVGHRGNGKSYIADAPAERENTIASFLSAHENHADMIELDVHLTADGVPVIYHDFGLRTAPPGKQISRPDQLEYVLIKDINYELLKRLRIFSVIAGQVREYPSHNAEPRMEHRIFPTLVEVLEQLPKSLGIDVEIKWPQRRQGGGSEAEQTIDKNFFADKVLHQVIQKGCGRPIIFSSFDADMCTMLRFKQNVFPVMLLTQGETKKWQPFLDLRTRTFIAAVNNAQAFELAGTAPHAEDFLGENASEMLRKAKDLGQIAVIWGDDVNSKERVQYFTQIGATATCYDRSDLFMPEGKREAFFKSPALMAEFAAQCRI is encoded by the exons ATGGGGCCGCTCCACTTACATAAACTGCGCCCTCTGCGAGTCAGTTTAGCGCCCAGTTGTCAGGGGATGGTCGGCAGGTGTAGAGCACTCAGCAGTCGTTGCATCACCGATCCTCTGCTGTGGCACTCATGGCAGTTGCCCCAGAAGTCGCAGCAGcgacaaaaacagcaacagctgctAAAACCGCCTCAATTGCACCCGCTTCCGCGCGGCTTGCGCGCGATTCACTCAAAG TGCGCCGCCTTCGTGGACGGAGCCTCCATTACCTATGGAACCGGAAACGAGCTGGAGACGGGATCTGGATCCTCCGCCGCCTGTAAGCCCACTCTGCGGGAGTTCAATGTGCGGCTGGAGGTTCCCCTGGCCGCCGAGGAGCAACTGGGACTTACCGGCGATGTGAAAGCCCTCGGCGAGTGGCAGCTGTCCAGGAGTGTGGCTCTGGAATCGCTGGACGAGCTCAACTGGCAGGCCACGGTGCCCCTTCAATCCTGCCGGCAGCTGGAGTACCGGTACTTTGTCTACGTCGAGGATCTCTCTGGCTACAAGCAGATACGCCGATGGGAGACCCATTTCAAGCCAAGGTACCTGGGACCCTGCTCGGAGCTACAGTGCAGCCAGTTGGACGTCTTCGGAATTACCTCCGACAACTCCAATCTAAAGCCACAGGTGCACCGCGGTTGGCTCAACCATGAGGCCATTCTGCAGCTCAAGTTCAACGGAGAAAAGATGTTCCAAGTCCACGACATCGAGACCTTTGACCCCCAGCACGTCCAGCTAAAGATTGTGCCTGTGGAACAGACCTCTGGCCTCCATGTGGAGTACTCCAAGCAGGAGTACGGGAAGAGCCAGCTGGATCAGCAACCGACCTTCGGAGTGCCCTACACCAAGGGGGATATTGTCATCTTTCACATCACGCTACCGCTGGAGAGGATGATGGAGCAGCACTTCCGCTTGGAGTGCTACAGCATGTCCAACGAACTCCTGGGCAGTGCTACTCTGGTCACCTCGGACTTGAGTGGCAGCGAGGGGGTGCTCCACCTTCCGATAAAGTCGGCCAAGAATGTAGATGAGACCTTGGCCAGGCTGAGGCTTCCCTATGTCACGGTGCAGCCCTACCGCTACTCCCCGCTAGACTTTAAGAACACATATGCTCACTACTGGCCCAAGAGCTGGCCCAACCTGGATGTGGGTCATCGTGGAAATGGCAAGAGTTACATTGCAGACGCTCCTGCGGAGAGGGAGAACACTATCGCCTCATTCCTGAGCGCCCATGAAAATCACGCAGACATGATTGAATTGGATGTCCACTTGACTGCTGATGGTGTGCCTGTGATTTACCACGATTTCGGACTGCGAACTGCTCCGCCTGGCAAACAGATCAGCCGTCCAGATCAGCTGGAATACGTGCTGATCAAAGACATAAACTATGAGCTGCTCAAGAGGCTCCGCATCTTCTCGGTGATCGCAGGCCAAGTGAGAGAGTATCCCTCGCACAACGCCGAGCCCAGGATGGAACACCGCATATTCCCAACGCTGGTGGAGGTACTGGAGCAGCTGCCCAAGTCTCTGGGCATTGATGTGGAGATTAAGTGGCCACAGCGTCGCCAAGGTGGAGGATCAGAGGCCGAGCAAACCATTGACAAGAACTTCTTCGCCGACAAGGTGCTCCATCAGGTGATCCAGAAGGGCTGCGGCAGACCCATAATCTTCTCCAGCTTCGATGCTGATATGTGCACGATGCTGAGGTTCAAGCAGAACGTCTTCCCAGTGATGCTCCTCACGCAGGGAGAGACGAAGAAGTGGCAGCCGTTCCTGGATCTCCGAACACGCACCTTCATTGCTGCCGTAAACAATGCTCAAGCTTTCGAGTTGGCTGGCACAGCTCCACATGCCGAGGACTTCCTGGGCGAAAATGCCTCGGAAATGCTGCGAAAAGCCAAGGACCTGGGCCAGATTGCTGTGATTTGGGGAGACGATGTCAACTCCAAGGAGCGGGTGCAGTATTTCACCCAAATCGGGGCCACAGCCACGTGCTACGACCGCAGTGATCTCTTCATGCCGGAGGGCAAGCGGGAAGCCTTCTTCAAATCACCCGCACTGATGGCCGAGTTCGCAGCCCAGTGCCGGATCTAA
- the LOC6534996 gene encoding glycerophosphocholine phosphodiesterase GPCPD1 isoform X3: MSDQCAAFVDGASITYGTGNELETGSGSSAACKPTLREFNVRLEVPLAAEEQLGLTGDVKALGEWQLSRSVALESLDELNWQATVPLQSCRQLEYRYFVYVEDLSGYKQIRRWETHFKPRYLGPCSELQCSQLDVFGITSDNSNLKPQVHRGWLNHEAILQLKFNGEKMFQVHDIETFDPQHVQLKIVPVEQTSGLHVEYSKQEYGKSQLDQQPTFGVPYTKGDIVIFHITLPLERMMEQHFRLECYSMSNELLGSATLVTSDLSGSEGVLHLPIKSAKNVDETLARLRLPYVTVQPYRYSPLDFKNTYAHYWPKSWPNLDVGHRGNGKSYIADAPAERENTIASFLSAHENHADMIELDVHLTADGVPVIYHDFGLRTAPPGKQISRPDQLEYVLIKDINYELLKRLRIFSVIAGQVREYPSHNAEPRMEHRIFPTLVEVLEQLPKSLGIDVEIKWPQRRQGGGSEAEQTIDKNFFADKVLHQVIQKGCGRPIIFSSFDADMCTMLRFKQNVFPVMLLTQGETKKWQPFLDLRTRTFIAAVNNAQAFELAGTAPHAEDFLGENASEMLRKAKDLGQIAVIWGDDVNSKERVQYFTQIGATATCYDRSDLFMPEGKREAFFKSPALMAEFAAQCRI, from the exons ATGTCCGACCAG TGCGCCGCCTTCGTGGACGGAGCCTCCATTACCTATGGAACCGGAAACGAGCTGGAGACGGGATCTGGATCCTCCGCCGCCTGTAAGCCCACTCTGCGGGAGTTCAATGTGCGGCTGGAGGTTCCCCTGGCCGCCGAGGAGCAACTGGGACTTACCGGCGATGTGAAAGCCCTCGGCGAGTGGCAGCTGTCCAGGAGTGTGGCTCTGGAATCGCTGGACGAGCTCAACTGGCAGGCCACGGTGCCCCTTCAATCCTGCCGGCAGCTGGAGTACCGGTACTTTGTCTACGTCGAGGATCTCTCTGGCTACAAGCAGATACGCCGATGGGAGACCCATTTCAAGCCAAGGTACCTGGGACCCTGCTCGGAGCTACAGTGCAGCCAGTTGGACGTCTTCGGAATTACCTCCGACAACTCCAATCTAAAGCCACAGGTGCACCGCGGTTGGCTCAACCATGAGGCCATTCTGCAGCTCAAGTTCAACGGAGAAAAGATGTTCCAAGTCCACGACATCGAGACCTTTGACCCCCAGCACGTCCAGCTAAAGATTGTGCCTGTGGAACAGACCTCTGGCCTCCATGTGGAGTACTCCAAGCAGGAGTACGGGAAGAGCCAGCTGGATCAGCAACCGACCTTCGGAGTGCCCTACACCAAGGGGGATATTGTCATCTTTCACATCACGCTACCGCTGGAGAGGATGATGGAGCAGCACTTCCGCTTGGAGTGCTACAGCATGTCCAACGAACTCCTGGGCAGTGCTACTCTGGTCACCTCGGACTTGAGTGGCAGCGAGGGGGTGCTCCACCTTCCGATAAAGTCGGCCAAGAATGTAGATGAGACCTTGGCCAGGCTGAGGCTTCCCTATGTCACGGTGCAGCCCTACCGCTACTCCCCGCTAGACTTTAAGAACACATATGCTCACTACTGGCCCAAGAGCTGGCCCAACCTGGATGTGGGTCATCGTGGAAATGGCAAGAGTTACATTGCAGACGCTCCTGCGGAGAGGGAGAACACTATCGCCTCATTCCTGAGCGCCCATGAAAATCACGCAGACATGATTGAATTGGATGTCCACTTGACTGCTGATGGTGTGCCTGTGATTTACCACGATTTCGGACTGCGAACTGCTCCGCCTGGCAAACAGATCAGCCGTCCAGATCAGCTGGAATACGTGCTGATCAAAGACATAAACTATGAGCTGCTCAAGAGGCTCCGCATCTTCTCGGTGATCGCAGGCCAAGTGAGAGAGTATCCCTCGCACAACGCCGAGCCCAGGATGGAACACCGCATATTCCCAACGCTGGTGGAGGTACTGGAGCAGCTGCCCAAGTCTCTGGGCATTGATGTGGAGATTAAGTGGCCACAGCGTCGCCAAGGTGGAGGATCAGAGGCCGAGCAAACCATTGACAAGAACTTCTTCGCCGACAAGGTGCTCCATCAGGTGATCCAGAAGGGCTGCGGCAGACCCATAATCTTCTCCAGCTTCGATGCTGATATGTGCACGATGCTGAGGTTCAAGCAGAACGTCTTCCCAGTGATGCTCCTCACGCAGGGAGAGACGAAGAAGTGGCAGCCGTTCCTGGATCTCCGAACACGCACCTTCATTGCTGCCGTAAACAATGCTCAAGCTTTCGAGTTGGCTGGCACAGCTCCACATGCCGAGGACTTCCTGGGCGAAAATGCCTCGGAAATGCTGCGAAAAGCCAAGGACCTGGGCCAGATTGCTGTGATTTGGGGAGACGATGTCAACTCCAAGGAGCGGGTGCAGTATTTCACCCAAATCGGGGCCACAGCCACGTGCTACGACCGCAGTGATCTCTTCATGCCGGAGGGCAAGCGGGAAGCCTTCTTCAAATCACCCGCACTGATGGCCGAGTTCGCAGCCCAGTGCCGGATCTAA